In Halorhabdus rudnickae, the following proteins share a genomic window:
- a CDS encoding spondin domain-containing protein, translated as MTADDQSSTGRTDSPLLTRRTFVAGAGGTLLGAGVLGSAAAQMDDGPTMRSFTVTIENVSTPETLETTADGDAATQPVPLAPGAYAVHTSDEPMFSMGESPRHNGLQALAEDGKPGTLAEHLSMRETVSDSGTVTTPVGADGPGPLTPGNRYEFTVHAESGQPATYLSLATMFVPSNDLFYALGGPDGAMLFDDGQPLSGDVTDMVTLYDAGTEINEEPGVGENQPQRQRGAGAGLVERGTVAPVDEIAGHEYPAVSDVLSVSVTPADTTDDDM; from the coding sequence ATGACAGCTGACGACCAGTCATCGACCGGACGCACAGATTCACCACTCCTCACGCGGCGCACCTTCGTTGCCGGGGCTGGTGGCACACTCCTTGGCGCGGGTGTTCTCGGCTCGGCAGCGGCACAAATGGACGATGGGCCGACGATGCGGTCGTTCACCGTCACCATCGAGAACGTTTCGACGCCCGAGACGCTGGAGACGACTGCCGACGGCGACGCGGCCACCCAGCCCGTCCCACTCGCACCGGGAGCATACGCCGTTCACACGAGCGACGAGCCGATGTTTTCGATGGGGGAATCACCCCGCCACAACGGACTCCAGGCGCTGGCCGAGGACGGCAAGCCCGGGACGCTGGCCGAACACCTCTCGATGCGTGAGACTGTGTCCGATAGCGGGACGGTTACGACACCTGTGGGGGCCGACGGTCCCGGGCCGCTGACGCCGGGCAATCGCTACGAATTCACGGTTCACGCCGAGAGCGGTCAGCCTGCCACATACCTCTCGCTGGCGACGATGTTCGTCCCATCGAACGACCTGTTCTACGCGCTGGGCGGGCCGGACGGAGCGATGTTGTTTGACGATGGGCAGCCACTGTCGGGGGACGTGACCGACATGGTGACGCTGTACGACGCCGGGACGGAGATCAACGAGGAGCCGGGCGTCGGTGAGAACCAGCCACAGCGCCAGCGCGGAGCGGGCGCGGGACTCGTCGAGCGTGGCACTGTCGCGCCGGTCGACGAGATTGCAGGGCACGAGTACCCGGCCGTCTCGGACGTGCTCAGCGTGTCCGTCACGCCAGCCGACACCACCGATGACGACATGTGA
- a CDS encoding winged helix-turn-helix domain-containing protein: MEKALWYLLTATRGGENRARLIRALSDRPMNANKLADELDVEYKTVRHHLDALAEHGVVEPGDADYAKLYFLTDRFEQHRDTFEDITERID; this comes from the coding sequence ATGGAGAAGGCGCTGTGGTACCTGCTCACCGCGACGCGGGGCGGCGAGAACCGCGCCCGGCTCATCCGCGCCCTCTCCGATCGACCGATGAACGCAAACAAACTCGCCGACGAACTCGACGTCGAATACAAAACCGTGCGCCACCATCTCGACGCCCTCGCCGAGCACGGGGTCGTCGAACCCGGTGACGCCGACTACGCGAAGCTGTATTTCCTGACCGACCGGTTCGAACAACACCGCGACACGTTCGAGGACATAACGGAGCGGATCGACTGA